From a single Bacillota bacterium genomic region:
- a CDS encoding sigma-70 family RNA polymerase sigma factor has translation MEDVQIIGLYSARAETAIRETDAKYGRMLHGIAFNILSNYEDSEEIVNDTYRKAWDAIPPAKPNFLGAYLGRITRNLSINRWHEQRAKKRYNGAELLLSELGDCVPDSDTVEGKVEIKELIRTINRWLDTLPVASRVLFMRRYWFGDAVNQLAEECATSSNRLAGHLYRLRQSLKRALELEGIWL, from the coding sequence ATGGAGGACGTACAAATTATTGGGCTATACAGTGCTCGTGCCGAGACTGCCATCAGGGAGACCGACGCCAAATACGGGCGGATGCTCCATGGGATTGCGTTTAATATCCTCTCCAATTATGAGGACAGTGAAGAAATCGTAAACGATACATACCGTAAGGCCTGGGACGCAATTCCTCCGGCAAAGCCAAACTTTCTTGGTGCGTACCTTGGGCGCATTACCCGCAATCTTTCTATCAATCGCTGGCATGAACAAAGAGCCAAAAAACGATACAATGGCGCTGAACTTCTACTGTCGGAGCTCGGTGACTGCGTGCCAGATTCTGATACTGTAGAAGGTAAAGTAGAAATAAAGGAATTGATACGGACAATTAACCGCTGGTTGGATACCTTACCTGTAGCCAGCCGCGTTCTATTTATGCGGCGTTATTGGTTTGGAGATGCGGTGAATCAACTAGCCGAGGAATGCGCAACTTCGTCCAATAGACTGGCGGGGCACTTGTACCGTTTACGACAAAGCCTGAAACGGGCACTGGAACTGGAGGGAATTTGGCTATGA